A DNA window from Sphingomonas changnyeongensis contains the following coding sequences:
- a CDS encoding DUF3419 family protein: MAHGQAATMKAVGAAAIQHKGLSRQGLLERAFAFAFRGLVYAQIWEDPDVDMEALAIQPDSRMVAIASGGCNVLSYLTAGPAHITAVDLNTAHVALNRLKLAAARHLPDYAAFRRFFAEADTPENIRAYRDHVRPLLDEVSRRYWEGRDLIGRRRIRGFASGIYKRGLLGGFIGLAHGLARLYRVDPRELLSARTVEEQRAIFDRRLAPVFDKKFVRWLTDQPASLFGLGIPPAQYEALAGDEPAGMAAVLRARLEKLACDFDIRDNYFAWQAFGRGYGKEPAAPLPPYLQAANHALVVSRVDRVTVRHANFTDHLAEQPDASLDRYVLLDAQDWMTDAQLTALWREITRTARPGARVLFRTAAAPTLLPGRVPDDILGRWDYAEAQSRDLTRRDRSSIYGGVHLYVLRG, translated from the coding sequence ATGGCACATGGACAGGCAGCGACGATGAAGGCGGTCGGGGCCGCCGCGATCCAGCACAAGGGGCTGTCGCGCCAGGGCTTGCTCGAACGCGCCTTTGCGTTTGCGTTTCGCGGGCTGGTCTATGCGCAGATCTGGGAAGACCCCGATGTCGATATGGAGGCGCTTGCCATCCAGCCCGACAGCCGGATGGTCGCGATCGCCAGCGGCGGCTGCAACGTGCTCAGCTATCTGACCGCAGGGCCGGCGCACATCACCGCGGTCGATCTCAACACCGCCCATGTCGCGCTCAACCGGCTGAAGCTCGCCGCCGCGCGGCATTTGCCCGATTATGCGGCGTTCCGGCGCTTTTTCGCCGAGGCCGACACGCCCGAGAATATCCGCGCCTATCGCGACCATGTCCGCCCGCTTCTGGACGAGGTGTCGCGCCGTTACTGGGAAGGGCGCGACCTGATCGGCCGGCGGCGCATCCGCGGCTTTGCCAGCGGCATCTACAAGCGCGGCCTCCTGGGCGGGTTCATCGGCCTGGCGCACGGCCTCGCCCGGCTTTACCGCGTCGATCCGCGCGAGCTGCTGTCGGCCCGCACGGTCGAGGAACAGCGCGCGATCTTCGACCGCCGCCTCGCCCCGGTGTTCGACAAGAAGTTCGTACGCTGGCTGACCGACCAGCCGGCGTCGCTGTTCGGCCTGGGCATCCCGCCCGCCCAATATGAGGCGCTGGCCGGCGACGAGCCGGCGGGCATGGCGGCGGTGCTGCGCGCGCGGCTGGAAAAGCTCGCCTGCGATTTCGACATTCGCGACAATTATTTCGCCTGGCAGGCGTTCGGGCGCGGCTATGGCAAGGAACCCGCCGCCCCGCTGCCGCCCTATCTGCAGGCCGCCAACCATGCGCTGGTCGTTTCGCGGGTGGACCGGGTGACCGTGCGCCATGCCAACTTTACCGACCATCTCGCCGAACAGCCCGATGCGAGCCTTGACCGCTATGTGCTGCTCGACGCGCAGGACTGGATGACCGATGCGCAGCTGACCGCCCTGTGGCGCGAGATCACCCGCACCGCCCGGCCGGGCGCGCGTGTGCTGTTCCGCACCGCCGCCGCGCCGACCCTGCTGCCCGGGCGCGTGCCCGACGACATTCTCGGCCGCTGGGACTATGCCGAGGCGCAGTCGCGCGACCTGACGCGGCGCGACCGCTCGTCAATCTATGGCGGCGTGCATCTTTATGTGCTGCGCGGCTGA
- the hemA gene encoding 5-aminolevulinate synthase produces MTRAATLDYQRIFTQAIDRLHAEGRYRVFIDILRNKGMFPNARCFAGHNGPKPITVWCSNDYLAMGQHPKVISAMEAALHDVGAGSGGTRNIGGNTHYHVDLESELADLHGKEAALLFTSGYVSNEATLSTLAKILPGCVIFSDALNHASMIAGIRNSGCEKRVFRHNDLAHLEELLAAEAPDTPKLIAFESVYSMDGDVAPIAEICDLADKYRALTYLDEVHAVGMYGARGGGISERDAVADRVTIIEGTLGKAFGVMGGYIAADQVIIDVIRSYAPGFIFTTSLSPVLVAGALASVRHLKASAEEREGQQAAAATLKRLFAEAGLPVMDSTTHIVPLMVGDPVRAKRISDILLAEYGVYVQPINFPTVPRGTERLRFTPGPSHTEAMMRDLTRALVEIWDRLEMKLAA; encoded by the coding sequence ATGACGCGAGCGGCAACCTTGGACTATCAGCGCATCTTCACCCAGGCGATCGACCGGCTCCATGCCGAGGGGCGCTACCGGGTGTTCATCGATATCCTGCGCAACAAGGGCATGTTCCCCAATGCGCGCTGCTTTGCCGGGCATAACGGGCCGAAACCGATCACCGTCTGGTGTTCGAACGACTATCTGGCGATGGGCCAGCACCCCAAGGTCATTTCCGCGATGGAAGCCGCGCTGCACGATGTCGGCGCGGGATCGGGCGGCACGCGCAACATCGGCGGCAACACCCATTACCATGTCGATCTGGAAAGCGAGCTGGCTGACCTGCACGGCAAGGAAGCGGCGTTGCTGTTCACCTCCGGCTATGTGTCGAACGAAGCGACGCTGTCGACGCTGGCGAAGATCCTGCCGGGCTGCGTGATCTTTTCCGACGCGCTCAACCATGCCTCGATGATTGCGGGCATCCGCAATTCGGGCTGCGAAAAGCGCGTGTTCCGGCACAATGATCTTGCCCATCTGGAAGAGCTGCTGGCCGCCGAAGCGCCCGACACGCCCAAGCTGATCGCGTTTGAAAGCGTCTATTCGATGGACGGCGATGTCGCGCCGATCGCCGAGATCTGCGACCTTGCCGACAAATATCGCGCGCTCACCTATCTGGACGAGGTCCATGCCGTGGGCATGTACGGCGCGCGCGGCGGCGGCATTTCCGAACGCGACGCGGTGGCGGACCGGGTGACGATCATCGAAGGCACGCTGGGCAAGGCGTTCGGCGTGATGGGCGGCTATATCGCCGCCGATCAGGTGATCATCGACGTCATCCGTTCCTATGCGCCGGGTTTCATCTTCACCACCTCGCTGTCGCCGGTGCTGGTCGCCGGCGCGCTGGCCAGCGTCCGCCACCTGAAGGCCTCGGCCGAGGAGCGCGAGGGCCAGCAGGCGGCCGCCGCGACGCTCAAGCGGCTGTTCGCCGAAGCGGGGCTGCCGGTGATGGATTCGACCACCCATATCGTGCCGCTGATGGTCGGCGATCCGGTGCGCGCCAAGCGGATCAGCGACATCCTGCTCGCCGAATATGGCGTCTATGTGCAGCCGATCAACTTCCCGACCGTGCCGCGCGGGACCGAAAGGCTGCGCTTCACCCCCGGCCCGTCGCACACCGAGGCGATGATGCGCGACCTGACCCGGGCGCTGGTCGAGATCTGGGACCGGCTGGAGATGAAGCTGGCGGCCTGA
- a CDS encoding YqgE/AlgH family protein, producing MESRFLSGQLLLALPGIGDPRFERAVIAMCAHDERGALGIGIGKLAPRLGFHALLDQFGISPGEAPDVPVHIGGPVEPQRGFVLHTLDWGGQDTIEVAGRFALTNTVDVLRAIAAGKGPARWLAALGYAGWADGQLEEELTRHGWFMTEAEEKLLFDTPVNERWGAAYRQAGIDPRLLAPTAGLA from the coding sequence ATGGAGTCGCGCTTTCTTTCCGGCCAGTTGCTGCTCGCCCTGCCGGGCATCGGCGATCCGCGCTTCGAGCGCGCAGTGATCGCCATGTGCGCGCATGACGAGCGCGGGGCGCTGGGCATCGGCATCGGCAAGCTTGCCCCCCGGCTCGGCTTTCACGCGCTGCTCGATCAGTTCGGCATCTCGCCAGGCGAGGCACCCGATGTTCCCGTTCATATCGGCGGGCCGGTGGAGCCGCAGCGCGGCTTCGTGCTCCACACGCTCGACTGGGGCGGGCAGGACACGATCGAGGTGGCGGGGCGGTTCGCGCTCACCAACACGGTCGATGTGCTGCGCGCGATCGCGGCCGGCAAGGGGCCGGCGCGCTGGCTGGCCGCGCTCGGCTATGCCGGCTGGGCCGACGGCCAGCTGGAGGAGGAACTGACCCGGCATGGCTGGTTCATGACCGAAGCCGAGGAAAAGCTGCTGTTCGACACGCCGGTCAATGAACGCTGGGGTGCCGCCTATCGCCAGGCGGGCATCGATCCGCGCCTGCTCGCCCCCACTGCCGGGCTGGCCTGA
- the dctA gene encoding C4-dicarboxylate transporter DctA, protein MRLPGLYVQVLLAILAGVLLGALWPELGTAMKPLGDAFIKLIRMLIGPIIFVTVTLGIAKVGDLRAVGRVGLKAFVYFEAVTTLAMVIGLVVVNLVRPGAGIGADPATLDAGSVAAYGARAEAGGVSDFLLAIIPDSFLGALAGGELLQVLLVAVLSGIALARGGSHAQGALEVMDRVGDFLFQIIALLMRLAPVGAFGAMAFTIGRYGIGTLAQLGALMASVYLTCALFIAVVLGLIARLAGFSLWAFLRYIGDELLIVLGTSSSETALPPLMAKLEKLGCARQVVGLVVPTGYSFNLDGTSIYLTMAAIFIAQAVGVDLSLGDQLALLAVLLVTSKGAAGVTGAGYVTLAATLSAVDTVPVAGIALILGVDRFMSEARAITNLIGNGVATIAIARWEGALDRETLARELRRGD, encoded by the coding sequence ATGCGTCTGCCGGGGCTTTACGTGCAGGTGCTGCTGGCGATCCTTGCCGGCGTGCTGCTCGGCGCGCTGTGGCCTGAGCTTGGCACGGCGATGAAGCCGCTCGGCGATGCGTTCATCAAGCTCATCCGCATGCTGATCGGCCCGATCATCTTCGTGACGGTGACGCTGGGCATCGCCAAGGTCGGCGATCTGCGCGCGGTCGGCCGGGTCGGGCTGAAGGCGTTCGTCTATTTCGAGGCGGTGACGACGCTGGCGATGGTCATCGGGCTGGTGGTCGTCAATCTGGTGCGGCCGGGGGCCGGCATCGGTGCCGATCCGGCGACGCTCGATGCCGGATCGGTCGCCGCCTATGGCGCGCGCGCCGAGGCTGGCGGGGTCAGCGATTTCCTGCTCGCCATCATTCCCGACAGCTTTCTCGGCGCGCTGGCCGGGGGCGAGCTGCTGCAGGTGCTGCTGGTCGCGGTGCTGAGCGGCATCGCGCTCGCGCGCGGCGGCAGCCATGCGCAGGGCGCGCTCGAGGTGATGGACCGGGTCGGCGATTTCCTGTTCCAGATCATCGCGCTGCTGATGCGGCTTGCCCCGGTCGGGGCGTTCGGGGCGATGGCCTTCACCATCGGGCGCTACGGCATCGGGACGCTCGCCCAGCTCGGCGCGCTGATGGCGAGCGTCTATCTGACCTGTGCGCTGTTCATCGCGGTCGTGCTCGGGCTGATCGCGCGGCTGGCGGGCTTCAGCCTGTGGGCGTTCCTGCGCTATATCGGCGATGAGCTGCTGATCGTGCTCGGCACCTCATCGTCCGAAACCGCGCTGCCGCCGCTGATGGCGAAGCTCGAAAAACTGGGCTGTGCGCGCCAGGTGGTCGGGCTGGTGGTGCCGACCGGCTACAGCTTCAACCTTGACGGCACGTCGATCTATCTGACGATGGCGGCGATCTTCATCGCCCAGGCGGTGGGGGTCGATCTGTCGCTTGGCGATCAGCTGGCGCTGCTTGCCGTGCTGCTGGTGACCTCGAAAGGCGCGGCGGGGGTGACGGGTGCCGGGTACGTGACGCTGGCGGCGACGCTCAGCGCCGTCGATACGGTGCCGGTGGCGGGCATTGCGCTGATCCTCGGCGTCGACCGGTTCATGTCGGAGGCGCGGGCGATCACCAACCTGATCGGCAATGGCGTCGCGACCATCGCCATCGCCCGCTGGGAAGGCGCGCTCGACCGCGAAACGCTGGCGAGGGAATTGCGCCGGGGCGACTGA
- a CDS encoding alpha/beta fold hydrolase, with amino-acid sequence MTGATTHFFTADDGIRLAWHEMGTGRPLILIHGLFSNAATNWIRYGHAAKAAALGYRVIMPDLRAHGQSAAPHDPRHYPGDVLADDGLALIAHLGLTDYDLGGYSLGARTTMRMIVRGATPGRAILSGMGLEGLIGTSGRAAHFRHILTNLGSFARGTPEWNAEAFLKTTGGDPAALIHILDTFTDTPAEAIGAIAMPTLVLCGVEDRDNGSAPALAEALPRGELVEIPGGHMSAVVKRELGDALAVWLGPAG; translated from the coding sequence ATGACCGGGGCGACGACGCATTTCTTCACCGCCGATGACGGCATCCGCCTCGCCTGGCATGAAATGGGCACCGGCCGGCCGCTGATCCTGATCCACGGGCTGTTTTCCAACGCCGCGACCAACTGGATCCGTTACGGCCATGCCGCCAAGGCGGCGGCGCTCGGCTACCGGGTGATCATGCCCGATCTGCGCGCGCACGGGCAGAGCGCGGCACCGCATGATCCGCGCCATTATCCGGGCGATGTGCTGGCCGATGACGGGCTGGCGCTGATCGCCCATCTCGGGCTGACCGATTATGATCTGGGCGGCTATTCGCTCGGCGCGCGCACGACGATGCGGATGATCGTGCGCGGCGCGACGCCGGGCCGGGCCATTCTGTCGGGCATGGGGCTGGAAGGGCTGATCGGCACATCGGGGCGCGCCGCGCATTTCCGCCACATCCTGACCAATCTCGGCAGCTTCGCGCGCGGCACGCCGGAATGGAATGCCGAGGCGTTTCTGAAGACGACCGGCGGCGATCCGGCGGCGCTGATCCATATTCTCGACACCTTCACCGACACGCCGGCCGAGGCGATCGGCGCGATCGCCATGCCGACCCTGGTGCTGTGCGGGGTCGAGGACCGCGACAATGGCTCCGCCCCGGCGCTGGCCGAGGCGCTGCCGCGGGGCGAACTGGTCGAGATTCCCGGCGGCCATATGTCGGCGGTGGTGAAGCGCGAGCTGGGCGATGCGCTCGCCGTCTGGCTGGGGCCGGCGGGCTGA
- a CDS encoding class I SAM-dependent methyltransferase has translation MADGALTGPGSLAGRMDAIYRSQRHFYDLTRKYYLLGRDRLIAELAPPPGGTVLEIGCGTARNLIAAARAWPGARWFGIDISAAMLDTAGRAVRRAGLGGTVALARGDATAFDLAALFGADGQRPQPPAHGVDRVFMSYTLSMIPDWRAALDQAARALAPGGRLHIVDFGQQEGLPRWFRRLLFAWLARFDVSPRAGLEAELAALAARHGLTLRFTRLFRGYAWQARLDRPATGSAP, from the coding sequence ATGGCTGACGGGGCGCTCACCGGGCCGGGCTCGCTCGCGGGGCGGATGGATGCGATCTACCGCAGCCAGCGCCATTTCTATGATCTCACGCGCAAATATTATCTGCTCGGCCGTGATCGGCTGATTGCCGAACTGGCGCCGCCGCCGGGCGGAACCGTGCTCGAAATCGGCTGCGGCACGGCGCGCAACCTGATCGCGGCGGCGCGCGCCTGGCCGGGGGCGCGCTGGTTCGGGATCGATATCTCGGCCGCGATGCTCGACACCGCCGGCCGGGCGGTGCGCCGCGCCGGGCTTGGCGGCACGGTCGCGCTTGCGCGCGGGGATGCGACCGCGTTCGATCTGGCCGCGCTGTTCGGTGCGGACGGGCAGCGGCCGCAGCCTCCGGCGCACGGCGTCGACCGGGTGTTCATGTCCTACACCCTGTCGATGATCCCCGACTGGCGGGCCGCGCTCGATCAGGCGGCGCGAGCGCTGGCGCCGGGCGGGCGGCTGCACATCGTCGATTTCGGGCAGCAGGAAGGCTTGCCGCGCTGGTTCCGCCGGCTGTTGTTCGCCTGGCTGGCGCGGTTCGACGTGTCGCCGCGTGCCGGGCTGGAGGCCGAGCTGGCGGCGCTTGCCGCGCGGCACGGGCTGACGCTGCGCTTCACCCGGCTGTTTCGCGGCTATGCCTGGCAGGCGCGGCTCGACCGGCCGGCCACGGGGTCAGCGCCATAG
- a CDS encoding peroxiredoxin, giving the protein MTINAGDKLPAVTLTKVTESGPDQVSSEDFFKGRRVALFSVPGAFTPTCSARHLPGFVDKIDELKAKGVDEVACTAVNDAFVLAAWAKSAGAEGKVTMLADGNGDLVEALGLTMDGSKFGMGKRGQRFSMIVEDGVVRELNVEAPGEFRVSSAEHLLGQL; this is encoded by the coding sequence ATGACCATCAATGCCGGCGACAAGCTGCCCGCCGTGACGCTGACCAAGGTGACCGAATCGGGCCCCGATCAGGTGTCTTCGGAGGATTTCTTCAAGGGCCGCCGCGTCGCCCTTTTCTCCGTTCCCGGTGCCTTCACCCCGACCTGCTCGGCGCGCCACCTGCCGGGCTTTGTCGACAAGATCGACGAGCTGAAGGCGAAGGGCGTGGACGAAGTGGCCTGCACCGCCGTCAACGACGCCTTTGTGCTTGCCGCCTGGGCCAAGTCGGCAGGGGCCGAGGGCAAGGTGACGATGCTGGCCGACGGCAATGGCGATCTGGTCGAGGCGCTGGGCCTGACCATGGACGGCAGCAAGTTCGGCATGGGCAAGCGCGGCCAGCGTTTCTCGATGATCGTCGAGGACGGCGTGGTGCGCGAACTGAACGTCGAGGCGCCGGGCGAGTTCCGCGTCAGCTCGGCCGAGCATCTGCTGGGCCAGCTCTGA
- a CDS encoding AMP nucleosidase translates to MTAQIIEQTPGALIDELARIYDAAVEALQAAISAFVVDGIKPDRAAREAGLFCYPELRIRYRGDSPTPPPLRAFGRLVAPGIYATTVTRPRSFAGYLAEQLDLLMSGYGVTVEVGRSRQEIPFPYVLDPGHDLTLEGVAPAELARWFPATELAHIGDEIADGLPSDDPDTPRPLALFDGLRTDFSLARLRHYTGTPPEHVQRYILFTNYHRYVDEFVQWACRTLKEDERYTALSGPGGLFMTRETLDPERAVADYAWRRHQMPAWHLMAGDKTGISLVNIGVGPSNAKTITDHLAVLRPEAWLMIGHCGGLRPSQRIGDYVLAHAYLRDDHVLDDVLPPEIPVPAIAEVQQALARAAETVSGESPDMLKRRLRTGTIVTTDDRNWELRYSKSALRFSQSRAVGVDMESATIAAQGFRFRIPYGTLLCVSDKPLHGELKLPGQANRFYERAINEHMQIGIEACAELLREGAKLHSRKLRAFNEPPFR, encoded by the coding sequence ATGACAGCACAGATCATCGAACAAACCCCAGGCGCGCTCATCGACGAACTGGCGCGCATCTATGACGCTGCGGTCGAGGCCCTGCAGGCCGCGATTTCCGCCTTTGTGGTCGACGGCATCAAGCCCGACCGCGCCGCCCGCGAGGCCGGGCTGTTCTGCTATCCCGAACTGCGCATCCGCTACCGCGGCGATTCGCCCACGCCGCCGCCGCTGCGCGCCTTTGGCCGGCTGGTCGCCCCCGGCATCTATGCCACCACCGTCACGCGGCCGCGCAGCTTTGCCGGCTATCTGGCCGAACAGCTGGACCTGCTGATGTCCGGCTATGGCGTGACCGTGGAGGTCGGGCGCAGCCGGCAGGAAATTCCCTTCCCCTATGTGCTCGATCCCGGCCATGACCTGACGCTCGAAGGCGTCGCCCCGGCCGAGCTGGCACGCTGGTTCCCGGCGACCGAACTGGCGCATATCGGTGACGAGATCGCCGACGGTCTGCCGTCCGACGATCCCGACACGCCCCGGCCGCTGGCGCTGTTCGACGGGCTGCGCACCGATTTCTCGCTGGCCCGGCTGCGCCATTACACCGGCACGCCGCCCGAGCATGTCCAGCGCTACATCCTGTTCACCAACTATCACCGCTATGTCGACGAGTTCGTGCAATGGGCATGCCGGACGCTGAAGGAGGATGAGCGCTATACCGCGCTGTCCGGTCCGGGCGGGCTGTTCATGACCCGCGAGACGCTCGATCCCGAACGCGCGGTCGCCGATTATGCGTGGCGGCGGCACCAGATGCCGGCCTGGCATCTGATGGCCGGGGACAAGACCGGCATCAGCCTGGTCAACATCGGCGTCGGCCCGTCCAACGCCAAGACGATCACCGACCATCTGGCGGTGCTGCGGCCCGAGGCGTGGCTGATGATCGGCCATTGCGGCGGCCTCAGGCCCAGCCAGCGCATCGGCGACTATGTGCTCGCCCATGCCTATCTGCGCGACGACCATGTGCTTGACGATGTGCTGCCGCCGGAAATCCCGGTGCCGGCCATCGCCGAAGTGCAGCAGGCGCTCGCCCGCGCGGCGGAAACGGTGTCGGGCGAAAGCCCCGACATGCTCAAGCGCCGCCTGCGCACCGGCACCATCGTCACCACCGACGATCGCAACTGGGAGCTGCGCTATTCCAAATCGGCGCTGCGTTTCTCCCAGTCGCGCGCGGTGGGCGTGGACATGGAATCGGCGACCATCGCCGCCCAGGGCTTCCGCTTCCGCATCCCGTACGGGACGCTGCTGTGCGTGTCGGACAAGCCGCTGCACGGCGAGCTGAAGCTGCCCGGCCAGGCCAACCGTTTTTACGAGCGCGCGATCAACGAGCATATGCAGATCGGCATCGAAGCCTGTGCCGAGCTGTTGCGCGAGGGTGCCAAGCTGCACAGCCGCAAGCTGCGCGCGTTCAACGAGCCGCCGTTCAGATAA
- the dprA gene encoding DNA-processing protein DprA → MADGGQKAKLRLIRTPNIGPVTYRQLMARFGSAEAALDALPGLAARGGARSFVAADPRAVERELAAVDRLGARMIFIDDPAYPPLLAALDNAPAAITVRGDMALANRPCVAMVGARNASAAACRFARGLAQQLAGESLGGEGVSIVSGLARGIDTAAHLGALGGGTVAVIAGGIDTVFPPENAELQQRIAADGLLIAEQPPGTEPRARHFPYRNRIIAGLALGTVVIEAAPRSGSLITARIAGEIGREVMAVPGSPLDPRAQGCNALIREGATLVQSAADIMEALRPIDPRIVAGPAGGYRGPPIAADADDADRAAVIALLGPVPVPVDELIRQSGRAAPIVQTVLLELELAGRLERHAGARVSLI, encoded by the coding sequence ATGGCTGATGGCGGGCAGAAGGCAAAGCTCAGGCTGATCCGCACGCCCAATATCGGTCCCGTCACCTATCGCCAGCTGATGGCCCGGTTCGGGTCTGCCGAGGCGGCGCTCGATGCGCTGCCGGGGCTTGCCGCGCGCGGCGGTGCGCGCAGCTTCGTTGCTGCCGATCCGCGCGCCGTGGAGCGCGAGCTGGCCGCTGTCGACCGGCTGGGCGCGCGGATGATCTTCATCGACGATCCCGCCTATCCGCCGCTGCTCGCCGCGCTCGACAACGCGCCGGCGGCGATCACCGTGCGCGGCGACATGGCGCTGGCGAACCGCCCCTGCGTGGCGATGGTCGGCGCGCGCAACGCCTCGGCTGCCGCCTGCCGCTTTGCGCGCGGGCTGGCGCAGCAGCTGGCCGGGGAGAGCCTGGGCGGTGAGGGGGTGAGCATCGTCTCAGGCCTGGCGCGCGGGATCGACACCGCCGCGCATCTGGGCGCGCTTGGCGGCGGCACGGTCGCGGTGATCGCAGGCGGCATCGACACGGTGTTTCCGCCCGAAAATGCCGAGCTTCAGCAACGCATCGCTGCCGACGGGCTGCTGATCGCCGAACAGCCGCCCGGCACCGAGCCGCGCGCCCGGCATTTTCCCTATCGCAATCGCATCATCGCCGGGCTTGCGCTCGGCACGGTGGTGATCGAGGCGGCGCCGCGCTCCGGCTCGCTGATCACCGCGCGCATCGCGGGTGAGATCGGCCGCGAGGTGATGGCGGTGCCGGGATCGCCGCTCGACCCGCGCGCCCAGGGCTGCAACGCGCTGATCCGCGAGGGGGCGACCCTCGTCCAGTCCGCCGCCGACATCATGGAGGCGCTGCGCCCGATCGATCCGCGCATCGTCGCGGGGCCGGCCGGCGGCTATCGGGGGCCGCCCATTGCCGCCGATGCCGATGACGCCGACCGCGCAGCCGTCATCGCCCTGCTCGGCCCGGTGCCGGTGCCGGTCGACGAGCTGATCCGCCAGTCGGGCCGCGCCGCGCCGATCGTGCAGACGGTGCTGCTCGAGCTTGAACTGGCCGGGCGGCTCGAACGCCATGCCGGGGCGCGGGTGAGCCTGATCTGA
- a CDS encoding sulfite exporter TauE/SafE family protein encodes MTPAGAFGIGSGGGFALLALAGFIAGGINALAGGGSLVSFPALIAVGLPPLAANVTSSVALLPGYLGGVIGERADLAGQGGRLIRLAPLALLGGLAGGALALAGGERRFAALAPWLLIAGCLLLAGQPWLKRWLTRRSIAGTRPAAGALALGAAVFAACIYGGYFGAGLSVMLLALLALGINDNLVRLNALKQGLALAANLGAVLLFLAAAPLDRAAAGVMAVAALAGAWRAAGWRDGSIPTGCALWSSRSA; translated from the coding sequence GTGACGCCGGCGGGCGCATTCGGGATCGGGTCCGGGGGCGGGTTCGCGCTGCTGGCGCTGGCCGGCTTCATCGCCGGCGGCATCAATGCGCTGGCGGGCGGCGGCTCGCTGGTCAGCTTTCCTGCCCTGATCGCGGTCGGCCTGCCGCCGCTTGCCGCCAATGTGACGAGCAGCGTTGCGCTGCTGCCCGGCTATCTGGGCGGGGTGATCGGCGAGCGCGCCGATCTTGCCGGACAGGGCGGGCGGCTGATTCGGCTCGCCCCGCTCGCGCTGCTCGGCGGGCTGGCGGGCGGTGCGCTGGCGCTGGCCGGCGGGGAGCGCCGCTTTGCCGCGCTTGCCCCCTGGCTGCTGATCGCCGGCTGCCTGCTGCTTGCCGGCCAGCCATGGCTCAAACGCTGGCTGACCAGACGGTCGATCGCGGGCACGCGCCCGGCGGCGGGCGCGCTGGCGCTCGGCGCGGCGGTGTTTGCCGCCTGCATCTATGGCGGCTATTTCGGCGCGGGGCTGAGCGTCATGCTGCTCGCGCTGCTGGCGCTTGGCATCAACGATAATCTGGTGCGCTTGAATGCGCTCAAACAGGGCCTTGCGCTGGCTGCCAATCTGGGGGCGGTGCTGCTGTTCCTCGCGGCAGCGCCGCTCGACCGCGCGGCGGCGGGCGTGATGGCGGTCGCCGCGCTGGCCGGGGCATGGCGGGCGGCAGGCTGGCGGGACGGATCGATCCCGACCGGCTGCGCGCTGTGGTCGTCGCGCTCGGCCTAG
- the murI gene encoding glutamate racemase — MRPLLFFDSGVGGMSVLAAAQRLLPTAPIVYAADSAGYPYGTRTEAEIAARVPALLGRLVERFQPRVAIIACNTASTIALGHVRAALDLPVVGTVPAIKPAALASKSRVIGVLGTEATVRQPYVDRLAAEFAGDCTVLRHGSAELVDLAEAKLRGEATDPAAYARILTGLTDQPGGERMDVVVLACTHFRLVEPELSAARPLTYLDGADGIARRIVHLTQGQDWPAAPVPGTAIFTRLDPRTEALRPALARFGLQKIDQL, encoded by the coding sequence ATGCGCCCCCTTTTATTCTTCGATTCAGGCGTGGGCGGCATGTCCGTGCTCGCCGCCGCGCAGCGGCTGCTGCCGACCGCGCCGATCGTCTATGCGGCCGACAGCGCCGGCTATCCCTATGGCACGCGCACCGAGGCGGAAATCGCCGCACGGGTGCCGGCGCTGCTTGGCCGGCTGGTCGAGCGGTTCCAGCCGCGCGTGGCGATCATCGCCTGCAACACCGCCTCCACCATCGCGCTTGGCCATGTGCGCGCAGCGCTCGACCTGCCGGTCGTCGGCACGGTGCCGGCGATCAAGCCCGCCGCCCTCGCCTCCAAAAGCCGGGTGATCGGCGTGCTCGGCACCGAGGCGACGGTGCGCCAGCCCTATGTCGATCGGCTGGCGGCGGAGTTTGCCGGCGACTGCACGGTGCTGCGCCACGGCTCGGCCGAACTGGTCGACCTTGCCGAGGCCAAGCTGCGCGGCGAAGCGACGGACCCGGCCGCCTATGCCCGCATCCTGACGGGCCTGACCGACCAGCCGGGCGGCGAGCGGATGGACGTGGTCGTCCTTGCCTGCACCCATTTCCGCCTTGTCGAACCCGAACTCAGCGCCGCGCGCCCGCTCACCTATCTCGACGGCGCGGACGGGATTGCCCGGCGCATCGTCCATCTGACGCAGGGGCAGGACTGGCCGGCAGCCCCGGTGCCCGGCACCGCGATCTTCACCCGGCTCGATCCGCGCACCGAGGCGCTGCGCCCGGCGCTCGCGCGCTTCGGGCTGCAGAAAATCGATCAGCTTTAG